CCCCAAATGGGAATGGTGGATACGAATGCATTGGCTTCTTCTTCCGGTAATGAGATTATGGGAATTATTAATTCTATCAATATCGCAGAGATAGGTATTTCCTTTATTATCTATTTTATTGGCGGTTATATGTTATATGCATCCATATTCGCGGCAATCGGTTCGGCTGTAGACAGCCAGGAAGATACGCAACAGTTTATGGCGCCTGTTACAATCTTTATGATCTTTGCGTTGTACGCCGGTATTTACAGCATGGAGAATCCGGACGGCCCGCTGGCTTTCTGGTGTTCGATGATACCGTTCACATCACCGATTGTCATGATGGTACGTATCCCGTTTGAAATACCTTTGTGGGAGAAGTTATTATCTGTTTCTTTACTATATGCTTCGGCTATCGGCATTGTCTGGTTATCAGCCAAGATATACCGGGTCGGTATCCTGATGTATGGAAAGAAACCGAGTATAAAGGAAATGGTAAAATGGATCAAGTATAAATAATATGACTTCAACAATATCGCTTATACTAAGTCGCCACGGAGAGACGGAAGAGAATAAACTGCGCATCATGCAGGGACAAATGCCCGGCCATCTCTCCGAATTGGGAAAACAACAGGCGGAACAACTTGCCGACCTGTTGGAAGGAGAAGAGATCGACGTGATTGTCAGCAGCGACCTGGCCCGGAGTTACGATACAGCCCTGGCTGTTGCCCGTCGTAAAGGGCTGGAACCTGTCCAGACTCCCCTGCTCCGTGAAATGGACTGGGGTATCTATACCGGAAAGGTTGCCAACGAAATGGATTTCAAGAACCTGCCTGAAAGTGTAGAAAGCCTGGAGGCTTTACATAAGAGAGCCGGAGAGTTTCTGGAATTCCTGCAAACCGAATTTCCGGGCAAACGTATCCTGGCTATCGGGCATGGGGGATTTAACCGTGCTATCATCGTACGGATAGAAAAAAGGCAGCAAGAGGATATCCTGAAGCTGCCGATTATGAAAAACACAGCTTGCCTGCGCTTTTCGATATAAAACGGATTTTGTCTATACCTGTGGTTGTACGACACTGAACGTGCCGGATGCTTTGCTTACAAGTTTATCATCGCAATAAATCTCACATTCACTGAAATGTACGTGTCGTCCTGGTTTGATCACTGTTCCTTTGGCAATCAACTCTTTCCCCCAGGCTGCCCGCAGGAAGGATACTTTCAGTTCTGCCGTCAATACATCTTTATCCAACGGAGTCATTGTATAGGCGGCAAATCCGGCGATCGTATCGGCCAGGGCAGCCAATACACCTCCATGAATAACACCGCTATACTGGCGTTGTTCATCGTGCAAGGGCATACGTGCCTCAACGATCCCATCTTCGACAGTAGTGAATTGTACCCCCAAATGGTTTACATAGGGATTAGTTTTCACTCTGTCGAGTAATCTTTCTTTTACTTCTGTATTCATTATTTTTTACTCAATTAGTTGGTTTCTTTCTAACGGATCGTGATCTTACAATCGTCGAGATTGTCGATAATAGCCAAACTTTCCACATGGATACCTGATTCGCGCAATGCTTTTCCTCCATCCTGAAATGCCTTTTCGATAATAAAACCCATACCGGCAATCGTCGCACCAGCCTGTTGAGCCAGGTCGATCATTCCCATAGCTGCATTACCGAAAGCAAGGAAGTCGTCGATAAAAAGGATATGGTCGTCTGCCGTCAGGAAATTATTACTGATACAAACAGAATAATCACGGTCTTTGGTAAAGGAATGGACTACCGTGCTCAGCATATTCTCCATTGTCTTCGGTTGCTTTTTCTTTACAAATACCACTGGCAGTTGCAGGATATAACCGACCATGATGGCCGGGGCGATACCGCTTGCTTCGATCGTAACGATCTTATTGATATGTTCTCCTTT
This is a stretch of genomic DNA from Parabacteroides chongii. It encodes these proteins:
- a CDS encoding histidine phosphatase family protein; translated protein: MTSTISLILSRHGETEENKLRIMQGQMPGHLSELGKQQAEQLADLLEGEEIDVIVSSDLARSYDTALAVARRKGLEPVQTPLLREMDWGIYTGKVANEMDFKNLPESVESLEALHKRAGEFLEFLQTEFPGKRILAIGHGGFNRAIIVRIEKRQQEDILKLPIMKNTACLRFSI
- a CDS encoding PaaI family thioesterase, with the protein product MNTEVKERLLDRVKTNPYVNHLGVQFTTVEDGIVEARMPLHDEQRQYSGVIHGGVLAALADTIAGFAAYTMTPLDKDVLTAELKVSFLRAAWGKELIAKGTVIKPGRHVHFSECEIYCDDKLVSKASGTFSVVQPQV
- the xpt gene encoding xanthine phosphoribosyltransferase, producing MELLKQRILQDGRCYPGGILKVDSFINHQMDPMLLYKVAEEFINRFKGEHINKIVTIEASGIAPAIMVGYILQLPVVFVKKKQPKTMENMLSTVVHSFTKDRDYSVCISNNFLTADDHILFIDDFLAFGNAAMGMIDLAQQAGATIAGMGFIIEKAFQDGGKALRESGIHVESLAIIDNLDDCKITIR